Part of the Niallia alba genome is shown below.
GATTCCAGCAAGCAATCGCATGACTTGAAAGATAAGAAACCTTCGTTTTTTTAGATGGATTTTCCATAGAAATGGGTTTAATGTTAAAGCCAGTAATGCAAATAAATAATGCATACACATTCTCCTTTGATTAAATTGCTACAGAATAAATACGAAAGTATGAGTAAAATGTTTGTGGGAGATGTTGTACCCTGTTTCTCAATGGATGGGGCGTAGATCCATCCATTGAGAAACAGGTCACCAAACGGAAGTGCGGTAGATGGAAAATAAAATCAAATGAAAAAAGGACTCTCTTCTTGTATAGTAAAGTCTGCGAAAACCACAAATACAAGGAAGAGGAGTCCTATGAAAAAAGATACCATACAATTACCCACATTAAAAGAACTGGAAAAAGATTTATTTGTTATGCTTCAAAAGACATTTGGTGAAGTTCTCACGAAGCAACTCGAAGAAATGGATCAACAGATTGCAGAAAATAGAGATAAAAAGAGATTTTACCTTCAGGATAAGCGAGCCGTAGAGATGGATACTTCATTCGGTTCTATTATCATCAATCGGAATTACTATAGGGACAGGGAAAAGGGTGGATACGTTTATCTCCTTGATCACTATTTAGAGTTTGAGGGGTCAAAAGGTTTCAGTCCCCTAGTTGAAACGATGGCAATGGAAATGGCAGTTCAAGGTACATCCTATCGTCATGCTTCCTCCATGATTGAGAAACTTCTAGGTTACAAAGTAATCAGCCATGAGACTATTCGTCAACACCTTCTACAAACAGAAGTTACTTTCGTCAAGCCGACCGACCAATTGAGGAAAGTGCTCTTTGTAGAAGTAGACGGACTATATGTGAAAAGGCAACGTGGAAAACGACGTGGGCGGGAAGAAAAGATTGCTTCCGTACATGAGGGCTGGATAGTCAACGGGAAACGAACATCCTTAATCGCAAAACGTCACTATGTCCACAAAGGTAAAGAAGCGTTCTGGGAAGGATTTGAGCAGTTCTTAATAGATAATTACAACTACAATCCGAGTGAACATCACCTCGTAATTAATGGGGATGGAGCCCAGTGGATTACGGCTTGTCAGGATCACTATAAGAATGCATTCTTTGTCATCGACCGATTCCATGTAGCTCGTGAGGTTAAAACGCTTTTCAAAGGCCATAAGAGATATAGAGTCATTCGTAAGAAACTGGCTCAATATGATGCGAAAGGATTCCTAGTGGAACTTAATAGTGCAGTTGGTACTCTTGAAAACGAAAAGAAAGAAGAACGGTTAGAAGAGTTCATACAACAGCTGTCAAAATATCCTCAGGCCCTTGGAGATTATCGCGAATGGTTGAAGGAAAAAGACATAGACACAAGCCACTATCGTCCAATGGGAAGTGCGGAAGGAACGATGAGTGTATTCGCTAAACGGCTTAAAAACGGCCGCAGCTGGTGCGATAAAGGAATACAAGCATTTATTGACTTTATGGTTGGTATGAAGGATGAATTAGAAATCAAGACGATTTTAGGACGAATTAACCCTAACGATCAAACCGCTTCTGTTTCTCAGCCAAAATATTATGTGGAAAAGTTAAAGAGTTCAGTCGGAGAGCTAACAAGAAATAATTTATCATATTTAAATCGGCAAAAAGGAAAGCCGATATACCATGCTTTACAAGCCTTACGAGGTTTTTAAAAAATGAAGGAAATGAACAAAAACAAAACTAAATTGTTTAGATAACGCTTTCATTTAGGTGGGAAATATAACTAAATAAGAGGGGAGTTTTTCTATCCAAAAAAAACTCCCACAAAAACTTGACTCAATCAATACGAAAGTAAGGCTAAAAAGTTTCAAGTAATAATGGTACTATTACAAAGGAGAAACCATTTAGGAAGAAAATATTGAGGCATTTTCATAAAGTTTGTAACTAATAACCTGTAGCCTTAATATACGTTGCTTTCCGTAGGGCCAATGAGCTCTGCGGGATCACATCTTCCCCAGAAAGTCATCGTATATTTACGCTGCTCGGTAAATGAAAAAAATAATCAGCCCAAAATAATAAAAAACTGTAGGGGAATGACCGACACTGTACGTCTATTATTATAGAATGGCTAGGAAAGGGGGGAGAGGCCATTAGTGATCAAGTGTTAATTGAAAAAGTAAAAGCAGGAAATGATCACGCATTTCGTTTGTTAGTGGAAAAGCATCGGGACTATTTGTTTCGTTCTATATACAGTGTTTTGAAAGATCAAAAAGAAGCAGAAGATGCTACTCAAGAAGTGTTTATTAAAATCTATACCTCTCTCCCCAATTACGAGAATCAAGGTTTTAAAACATGGATAACAAGAATTGCTGTCAATCATGCTATTGATATGAGAAGAAAAAAACAAAGAAGAAAAGAAGAGATGACAGAAGAATTGGAATCCCACATAGGAGGCTCTCTGGCCGATGATGTAGAAATAGAAGTGCTAAAGCGGGAACGACAAAAGCTTGTGCAAAAAAGACTGGAGGAAGTACCCGCTAATTACAGGGATGTCATTTATGGTTTTTACATTCAAGAAAAAAGTTATCAAGAAATGGCATTAGAGCAAAATGTTCAAGTGAAAACAATTGAAACGAAGCTGTATCGCGCAAGACTCTGGATCAAAACACATTGGAAGGAGGAAGAATTTTTATGACAACACATTATTCTAAAGATGATTGGATGAAGTATGTAAACGATGAACTGAATGAGAAAGAAAGAGCATTTCTTGAAAATCATTTGTATACATGCGATCAATGTTTAGAATTGTATATAGATGCAGTAGACATGCAAGAGGAGATACTTCCTTCGATTTCAGATGAAGCAGCTTTTATGAATGATATTATGCAAAAAATATCCTTTGAAAATATGGAGATAGAAAAAATAGAGGAAAGGAAACGTCCTTTTTATCAATCATCCATATTCCATTATGCAATTGCCGCGAGTCTTACATTGATTCTGATGTCGGCAGGATTTTTTCAATCGATTATAAAACATACAGAAACAATCCAAAAAGCGGAAGTTTCTTTGAAAGAAGAGCCAAAATCAGGAGGTTTAGTGGATAAGACCTTTGCCTGGATGGATTCATTTGATAGTAGTAAAAAGGAGGATTTTAAGAAATGAAAAACCCGATTGTCGCAACAATCTTAGCATTTTTTCCAGGTGGTGGTCTTTTTTATATTGGGAAAAGGTTGCGAGGCTTTTTATATGGGATGGCTGTCTTTGGACTAGCATTTATGTCCATTGTGATTTTTAGTTCAGGGTACCTCAATGAGTTAACATTTATAGTAATTATTATTGGTTTCATTATCTACTGTATTAGTTTTATCGACACATTAATCACGACCAGTAGCTATTTAAAAGAACGGGTTAATTTGGCTAGTAATACAGAGGCTGGAGACGTAGCACCTGTATTAGTAAAAACAGCTGAATCAGAGCGTTTTTATACGATTGTTTTATCATTTGTCCCTGGCTTAGGTCATATTCAGTTAGGCTTAGTCTATCGAGGAATAACATTATTAACAACTTTTCTAGGGTTAGGGATTATGATTTTATTTATTGCTTTCCTAACCTATACGAATGAATTCCTGTTATTTTTGGCGATTTTGCCTGTTATTTGGATTTACGGTTTTTATGACGTTTCCCAGCAGTATAATAAAAAACTGAAAGGGGAAAAGCTTGAAGATATTACAATCTTTCAGGATTTTGAAAAGAATAGAGAAGAGGGAAAGAAAAGTAAATTTATTGCAACCTTCTTATCTGTTTTTCCAGGAGCGGGCCATTTATATTTAGGCTTGCAGCAAAGAGGGATTCAGCTAATGGCTGCTTTCTTGTTCTCTATTTTTATCCTTAATGAATTACGATTAGGACTATTTTTATTCGTTATTCCTATCATTTGGTTCTACAGCTTCTTTGATGGATTACAAAAAGCATCAAAAGTAGGAGAAGAGGAATTGGAGGATGTCCCGGTCATTGCTTATTTGATTAATTATCAAAAATGGTTTGGGATTGGTCTACTTGTAATTGGTTTATATTATTTAATAATCAATATTATTTTACCGATCTTTTCACCCATCATCAGAGAAGTAATAGATATAGATTTACGATTTTTCTTTTATCAATATTTTCAGACGGGAATTGTGTGCCTAGTTCTTATAATCGGCGGTATTCATCTGCTAAAAGGAACAAAGAAGAAAAAAATATAAGAAATGTAGAAGAAAGATAGAGATGGCTATTGGCTTTTTGAATTCATACAAGAAGCCAATGCTGACAGAAGGGGAGAAGAGAATGAGGCAATGGCGAGTGGGCACTTTTTCAATGGGTTTATCTTTATTATTCCTTGGCGTATTTTTGTTACTGACACAGTTTTTTCATTGGAAAATTGTGAGTGTTTTAAAAGTTTGGTGGCCGGTTATTTTAGTTGTTTTGGGAATAGAGATTTTGCTATATCTGTTTTCTTCTAAGCAAGAAAAGCCGTATTTAAGCTTTGATCTTTTCAGTATTATTGTCGTTGGGATCATTGGGACAGCAGGCATATCAATGGTCTTTCTCCAATCCTCTGGAATTATGGATATTCTGGAACAAGGATTAAAAAGAGAAGAGATAACTAGAGATTTACCTGAATTCAATTATGCGATGAAGGCTGATATTAAAAGAATTGTCATTGAGTCCGAAAATCAGCAAAGTCCGATTACAATTGAAGGAACAAACGATGACGTCCTATCCTTATTTGGAACTTTCCGAACAGTTCAATCAAAGGATGTAGTTGTTTCCAAACCAGAAGATTATCTTCATGTTTCTCAAAAGGGAGATACTTTGTTTATTCGTTTAAAGCAATTACCGTATCGCATGTCTGAATTCTATACTGATTATTCTTCTATACATACGACGATTCTTGTGCCAACGAGTAAGAAATTAGATATTATTGATTTAAATAATGATGTCACTTTAAATCCACGTGACTTAAAAAATAATTGGACGGTTAATAATGTCCCAGCAATCGATTTAATATTGGATGAAACAAATAATGTGAAGGTTTCTGTAAATGATACAGTAATAAATAATAGTGATCGTGCAGAATGGGAGTTTTCTAATACAGAAAATACAATGGAGGAAGGAAAGACGAATGCAGTCTTGCAAAAAGGAAAAGGTGGTTCTGCTATACATGTCTTTAACAGTGGTACGTTAGAGTTAACGAATCACTAATCATAATAAAAAGAGGATAGATTTGACTCAGACAGGGTATTATTTGAGGGAAATCATCCTTTTTTGAATGGAATATGCATGGCTGATTTTCTCGAATGTTTGCTTTCTTTTTTACAGATTTCTTCTAAGGGAGCGGAATAATGGAGCTTTGTGTCGGAAAAAAGTTAATCAAACGTTTGATTAATAGAAAAAAACAGTAATAAGAATTAGGAAAGTATGGTGAACTGATAGATTGGGTTATAATGTGGGAAGATACTTGGAAACATGGACACTTATTATTCAATGGTCACATACGATGGTAATAGATAGATTTAAAAATTGCTTAAGCAAGAAGTATCGTATATGATGTTAATGGCTATGGAAAAAAAATGAATCTTGATTATAGGATGATGAAAATGAAAAGGGCAAGAATAATATATAATCCTACTTCAGGTCGGGAAGCTTTTAAAAAACATTTACCAGAAGTGCTAAAAAGATTAGAAGAGGCAGGTTATGAAACTTCTTGTCATGCAACGACTGGACCAGAGGATGCAACATATGCAGCAAGAGTTGCAGTAGAAAGACGATTTGATCTTGTCATTGCTGCAGGTGGCGATGGAACCATCAATGAAGTGGTTAACGGAATGGCAGAACAAGAATATCGTCCAAAGCTTGGAATTATACCGGTAGGAACAACAAATGACTTTGCAAGAGCACTGCATATTCCAAGAGATGTTATAGGTGCAGTAGATGTAATCGCAAAGGGCGATACAATCCCGATTGATATTGGAAGAATGAATGATAAATATTTCATTAATATTAGTGGTGGTGGACACTTAACAGAAATCTCTTATGAGGTTCCAAGTAAACTGAAAACCATGCTTGGACAGCTTGCTTATTATTTAAAAGGCGTCGAAATGCTACCGTTCATTAAAGCATCACATGTGAAAATCGAATATGATGGCAAGCTGTTTGAAGGAGAAGCGATGTTGTTTCTTGTTGGCCTGACCAATTCTGTCGGCGGCTTTGAGAAGTTAGCACCAGGAGCTTCTATTAATGATGGGCTGTTCTCTTTGTTAATCTTAAAAAAGGCAAATCTTGCAGACTTTATTCGAATTGCTTCACTGGCTTTACGTGGGGAACATATCAATGATCCGAATGTCATTTATACGAATGCCAATCACATTAAAGTTAGCTCCGATGAGAAAGTACAATTAAATCTTGATGGAGAATTTGGCGGCTTATTGCCTGCTGAATTTATTAATTTATATCGTCACTTTGAGTTATATGTACCAATTGAAGAAATTCGTGATGAAGACCGACCAGATATCAAGGATTATAAAGGAATGTTACAAACAGACAATAACGAGGAGTGAGAGGAATAAGAAATCCCCTCACTTTTTGTTTTGATTTCCTAAGATTTCCCGTAAGCCCATGACGCTTTCCTGATAATATGTTACAATTACCACGCTTATTTTTTTCGGAAATATCGATGTAAAGGAAGACGATAATGAGTAAAACATTACCCGTTCAAAAGAACGATATAATAGATATAATTTTTGAAGATTTAACCCATGAAGGTTCAGGAGTGGCAAAAGTAGATGGTTATCCCCTATTTATCCCCAATGGACTTCCAGGAGAGAAAGCAACCGTAAAAGTAATCAAGACAAATAAGAATTACGGTTTCGGTCGTTTAGTAGAAATAAAAGAAAGAAGTCCTTATCGCGTGGAAGCACCATGTCTTATTTACAAGGAATGTGGAGGCTGCCAATTACAGCATTTAAGCTATGAAGGACAATTGAAAATGAAGCATAAGCATGTTATGGATGTTCTAGAGCGGATTGGAAAAATTAACACGACGGTACATCCAACACTAGGGATGGAAGATCCTTGGCGCTACCGCAATAAGTCACAAGTTCCAATCGGGGAACAAGAAGGTGGTCTCATCGGCGGATTTTATCAACAACGCTCCCATCAAATCATTAATATGGAACAATGCCTCATTCAGCAAGAAGAAAATGACTATGTCGTAAATACAGTAAAAGATATTTGTTCGAAATATGGAGTTCGTGCATATGACGAGGCACGCCATAAAGGTGATTTACGCCATATTATGGTAAGAAGAGGGGCCATTACGAAGGAAGTAATGATTGTATTAATCACTCGTACACAGGATATCCCCAATCGAAAGGCAATTGTTGATGAAATTGTTGAAAAAGTCCCAAATATTAAATCAATTATCCACAATGTGAATAACAAAAAAACGAATGTGATAATGGGAGAAATAACTCGAGTGCTATGGGGAGAAGAGACCATTACTGATTATATTGGTGATGTAAAGTTTGCTATTTCTGCTCGCTCCTTTTATCAAGTGAATCCAGAACAGACAAAGGTGCTCTATGAGAAAGCATTGGAATATGCTGATCTAAATGGGGAAGAGAAAGTAATCGATGCCTATTGTGGTATTGGAACAATCTCTTTATTTTTAGCAAAAAAAGCAAGACAAGTATTCGGTGTCGAAATTGTTCCACAAGCAATTGAGGATGCAAGAAAAAATGCCCTCATAAATGATATCCACAATGTGGAATTTGCAGTTGGAGAAGCAGAAGTAGTTATCCCCAATTGGTATAAAGCAGGGAATGAAGCAGACGTGTTAGTTGTAGATCCTCCAAGAAAAGGCTGTGATGAAGCATTATTACAGACAATTCTTGATATGAAGCCGAGAAAAGTAGTCTATGTATCCTGTAATCCAGCGACTTTAGCTCGTGATCTACGCGTATTGGAAGATGGAGGTTATAAGACAGAAGAAGTGCAGCCTGTGGATATGTTTCCGCAGACAACGCATGTGGAGGCAGTGGCGAGGCTATCGTTGGTATAACAAGGGTTTTTTGCAAGGTATGTACACATTGACCACAATTTGACCACATACCTTGCAAAAAACTTATTTTGAGATGAATTTCTCAAGTAGATCAACTGATTTTTCTTTCATTGATTCAGTGACATGAGCATAGACATCTCCGGTAGTTTTTATGCTGCTATGTCCTAAGCGTTCCTGAACTTCTTTTAATGTCATACCAGCTTCTAGACAAATAGTTGCGTGGGTATGTCTAGTATCATGAAAGCGAATTTTGGGAACATTAGCAATTTTTATTGCTTTATTAAATTCTGTGGTCAACGATCTAGGATAAATGGGTTTTCCTGTTTGTGTAGCAAAGATTAAATTAAGGTCCTCGTAACTGTTACGAAGAGCCATTTTCATTTTGTTTTGCTGCGCTTTCCATCCCTTTAATACATTTATTGCGGAGTCACCAATTTTTATCACTCTGTTAGAAGATTGCGACTTTGTTGTGGAAAACTTATAACCATCTTTATTATATATCAATGATTTATCCACATTAAGATACTGGTTCTCTATGTCTAAATCATCCCAAGTGAGGGATAAAATTTCACCGCGACGGCAACCAGTGAATAATGCGGTGTGGATAAGTGCATAAAGACGAGGATTCGTTAATTTAGTTACATCTAAAAATATATGCATCTCTTTAACAGACCACGTTTTTTGTTCTACTCTTCTAGGTCTTGGCTTATCCACATCAATAAGAGGATTAGTCTGTATAATTTTCCATTTACGTGCAGCATCCAATGCGCCATAAAGAATGGTATTAAGATACTCTATATACCGAGGGGAAAGTCCTTCATCAGTTAAATCATTTATAAACTTTTGCAGGAGTAGAGTATTTAATTTTTTTACTTGGTAATCCCCTAACACAGGTACAATTCGATAATTAACAGCATTCGTATATTCCTTAAACGTTGTTTCCTTTATTTTTCGTTTCATTGTTAGTTCGAACCAACGCGCAAATAAATCTTTTACTGTTATTTCAGTTAGATCTGCAGAGACTTCGCCGTTATCCTGTTTCTGTAGCTTTTTAAATGCCTCGTCGATTTTTGCGAGGGCTTCTTTTTTGTGTCAGCTCTTCTAGTTATTTGTCTTCGTTTTCCGCTGATTGGATCTCTAGGAGCTTCTTCGGTTACTTTCCACTTATGTAAGCGACAAATACTCCACACCTTCTAATAATTGCCGTGTTTTGTGATAATCACATTAACATCAATTGTTAGGAGGTTTTTTATGTCAGTAGATGAACGTAAACAAATGTGGCAAGATCGCATCAATGCTTACAGATCTAGTCGAGTACCAAGTGTCAAAGCTTGGTGTAAACAAAATCAAGTAGGTGTTCAAAGTATGTATAGCTGGATGAAAAGATTGAAAACTGAGGCGACTCACGTCGCTTATCCTCTTAAGCAATGGGTTGCCATTGATTCATCCAACTTAATTGAAGATACAGCTACTTTAACGGTTAAGGTAGGCGATGTTTCAATTGAAATTAAAGAAGGCTTCAGCCATTCACTTTTAAATGAAGTACTTCAGGTTCTTCAATCCCATGTTAAGTAAAACACCTATTCAACGAGTCTATTTAGCGATGGGTGCAACAGATTTGAGAAAGTCCATTGATGGTTTGGCAGCGATTGTACAAATGAGTTTCCAACTGGATCCTTTCTCTTCCAATCTATTTGTGTTCTGTAATCGGAAACGAGATAAACTAAAGATCCTTCATTGGGATCATAATGGGTTTTGGTTATATTATCGCCGACTGGAAAATGGCGTTTTTCAATGGCCAGATGGACAAACTACTAAGCCGCTATCGATCAGTCCTCGTCAATTCAACTGGTTGCTGGATGGACTTCCACTTGAACAAAAACAAGCTCATCCAAAAATGAGTGCAAAAGTTATCATTTAGAGAGAATTGACCAACTATGTCACCTCTCTTTATGGTATTCTATTTTTATGGGAAAAACTACGAATGAACTACAAGATACAATTGAAGAACTCGCAGCGAAAAATGCGGATTTAGAAAAACAAAAAGAAGTCCTAGAGGCAAAAATCAAATGGTTGGAAGAACAATTCCGACTAAGCCAACAAAAGAAATTCGGGGCATCTAGTGAAAAAACCAACCCGGATCAGATCGAACTACCTCTTTTTAATGAAGCTGAAATGACAGCGGATGTAAAAGTGGAAGAGCCTACACTTGAAACGATTACTTATCATCGAAAGAAGTATGTAGGACAACGGGATGCGAAGCTTGAAAACTTGCCTATGGAAACGATCCATTATCGTTTATCCGAAGAAGAGCAGGTTTGTTTGTGTTGCGGCGAAACGGTACATGAAATGAGCACGGAAACACGTAGAGAATTAAAAATCATCCCTGCTCAAGTAAAGGTTGTTGAGCATGTACAACATATTTATAGCTGTCGCCAATGTGAACGTGAAGGAATCGAAACACCAGTTGTGACAGCTAAAATACCTGCGGCAGTTTTTCCAAAAAGTCTCGCTTCCCCTTCTTCAATGGCCTATATTATGAATCAAAAATACGTAGAGGGAATGCCGTTGTATCGAATTGAAAAACAATTTGAACGACTTGGTGTCTTCCTATCACGCCAAACGATTGCCAACTGGGTAATATATGGTGCAACGAAATGGCTCTCACCACTATACAATCGCTTGCATGAGTTACTACTTCAACTTGACTGTCTACACGCGGACGAAACAACCGTTCAAGTTTTAGCGGAACCTGGTAAAGCAGCAACTTCCAAATCCTATATGTGGTTGTATCGATCTGGTCGGGATGTTTCACCGATTATCTTATATGACTATAAAACTTCTCGTCATAGTAAACACCCGAAAGCATTTTTAAAAGGATTTGCGGGCTATCTTCATGTCGATGGTTATGGAGGTTACCATGATATGAAGGATGTGGAGTTAGTTGGCTGTTGGGCACATGCACGCCGTAAATATGACGAAACGCTCAAATCTTTGCCTACGGGTGTAGATAAATCTAAGAGTCTCGCAGCTGAAGGTCTTCAATTCTGTACACAATTATTTAAAATTGAAAAACAGATAGAAGAGGAATTTGAAGATTGTAGCCCTGAACAGCGAAAAGAAGAACGTCAAAAACGTAGTCAACCCGTGTTGGACGCTTATTTGGCATGGTTAAAATCCAAACGCCCTCAAGTTCCACCTAAAAGCAAATTAGGTGATGCCATAAATTATAGTTTAAACCAATGGTCAAAACTCATTGTCTTTATGAAAGACGGGCGACTTGAACTCGATAATAATAGAGCAGAACGTTCGATTAAACCATTCGTTATGGGAAGAAAAGCATGGCTATTTGCCCAATCGATGAAAGGAGCAACTGCCAGTGCGGTCATCTACAGCATTGTCGAAACGGCCAAAGAGAATCAATTAAATCCATTAAATTATTTAACTTATCTTTTTGAACAGCTGCCACAAATAGATATAGATGATCAGGAAGCACTTGACCAGTTCCTTCCGTGGTCAAAGACTATTCCAGAGGAATGCCGGATTCCAGCTAAACTTAAATAGAGAATACACTAATGCCCACCTGAAAAACTAGGTGGGCATTATTTTACGCTTACCTATAAAGAACAAATGGGTGCGGGATTCATTTTTCAAAAGGAAAGTAAAGAATTAATTGTTGAAAGCGAAATGTGGACAGGAAGACATGTGATATTTCAAATTCCAATCAGTGAATAAATAAAAAGAAGGGAAACAATATATGGGAATTAATCTTATATAAACAAATGGTTATTTGTCGATAGGGGATTAATGTGAATTTGCTTGAATTAATATGCAAATAGTCAAATGAAAATTATGGAGGAATATTTGTGTTAAAAATAACGCCTAAATGTTTAATTTGCGAAGATTGCATTAATAAAAGGGATGACAAATAGCAAAAATACAACCAATGCCGAACAGAATGAGGGAAAGTGAACCCTCTTTTTTTGCGTGAAAAATTGAAGAAATGGATAAAAAAAGCAATATATGTCAAAAAAATTAGTTTTCTCTTTGTTATCTTATTTGTAAGGAGGTTCATGTAATGAGCTATAGTTCTATCATACAGAAAACGATTGAGTATATAGAGGTGAACTTACATGAAGAGCTATCTTTAGAAAGTGTTGCTCAGTTTGCTGGATTTTCAAAATATCATTTTTTTCGTGTTTTTCAAAAAGAGGTTGGTATAACTGCATCTGAATATATCCGTTATAGAAGAATTGCTAACTCAGCTAACATGTTACTTTATACGGATGAAAAGATAATAGATATCGCTCTCTATTATCGCTTTGAAACGCAAGAATCATTTACTCGTTCATTTAAGAAATATTACAATTTACCGCCAGGACAATACCGTAAAATGATAGGCAAATTAACTTTACAAAGGGAGGAAATCGTGTTGAAAAATGAACAGCTATTAAAAGGATGGAAGTTAAGTGGGAGTCATCCGTTTAATTATCAGATGGGAATTGATAGAGAAAACGCTCATAAAGGGAGGGCATCTGGATTCCTAAAATCTGTTACTGCCCAATCTCAAGGTGAGTTTGCAACAATGATGCAGGAATTTAAAGCCGAGAAGTATCTTGGCAAACGATTAAAGCTCTCTGGATTTTTAAAATCTAAAGAGGTTGATGGATTTTGTGGATTTTGGATGCGAGTCGATGATGCACTACATGATGTATTGCAATTCGATAATATGGGTGACCGCCCAATTACAGGGAATAATGAATGGAATCATTATCATATTGTTTTAGATGTACCTGAAAACAGTGCAGTCATTGCTTTTGGTGTTTTACTTTCGGGGAAAGGGCAGGTATGGATTGATGAACTTAAATTTGAGGAAGTAGATAAACAAACACCAACGACCAACATTGATTTTTCTGCCGACCTTTTAGATGAACCTACCAACTTATCCTTTGAAGAATGGGAGTAGATAATATGATGAATTTTCTAATGGCTTTAATGAAAAGTTTTTTACATCTTGGCGGTATTAATATGGCACTTATTCTTTGTTTGGTAGCTGGAATACTTTATGTAGTTAATAGAGAGAAGAAAGGAAGACATAATTTTTAGACGTTATTTATAAATTACAGCCTGTATGTGCTTGGAAAATGTTAAAAATACAGGCTGAGTGTAATTCAGTTGCGATTCATTCACTGATAAGATTATCCTACTTATTAAGTAAATGATGCAATAATCTTTCTTTATCGTCAAAAAACTGCTTCATGATATGATAATGGTTCGTTTCTTCAAGAGTGGTTTCTTTAGCCCCTTCCTCTGTAAGTTCGATAATCTTAGCATTTGGATACGACATGATGATGGGAGAGTGGGTAGCAATAATAAATTGCGAATTTTGACGGACTAATTCATGAATGTGGGCTAACATGGATAGTTGTCTAAGAGGGGATAGGGCGGCCTCTGGTTCATCTAATAGATAAATGCCATTTCCCCCAAAACGATTGATAAATGTTGCCCAAAAAGATTCCCCATGCGACTGCTCATGAAGCGACACTCCCCCAAAGGAATCAATCACTCGTGGTCCTGGAGCAGGTTCACTGTCTAATGCTTCGATGTTGGAAGCCACATTATAAAAAGTCTCTGCCCGTAGAAAAAATCCATCTCTTGGTTTTTGGAATCCCCTTATTAATTTTATATACTTTTCCAATGGAGAATGAGAATCAAAGGTTGAAAAGTTAAAATTGAAAGTACCACCCTCGGGATTAAATCCAGTATTAATCGCAATGGCTTCTAATAACGTTGATTTGCCCATCCCATTTTCGCCAACAAAATAAGTGACATTTGGATGAAAGGATAGTTCATCCAAAGTCTTTATGCTTGGTAA
Proteins encoded:
- a CDS encoding ISLre2 family transposase, whose protein sequence is MKKDTIQLPTLKELEKDLFVMLQKTFGEVLTKQLEEMDQQIAENRDKKRFYLQDKRAVEMDTSFGSIIINRNYYRDREKGGYVYLLDHYLEFEGSKGFSPLVETMAMEMAVQGTSYRHASSMIEKLLGYKVISHETIRQHLLQTEVTFVKPTDQLRKVLFVEVDGLYVKRQRGKRRGREEKIASVHEGWIVNGKRTSLIAKRHYVHKGKEAFWEGFEQFLIDNYNYNPSEHHLVINGDGAQWITACQDHYKNAFFVIDRFHVAREVKTLFKGHKRYRVIRKKLAQYDAKGFLVELNSAVGTLENEKKEERLEEFIQQLSKYPQALGDYREWLKEKDIDTSHYRPMGSAEGTMSVFAKRLKNGRSWCDKGIQAFIDFMVGMKDELEIKTILGRINPNDQTASVSQPKYYVEKLKSSVGELTRNNLSYLNRQKGKPIYHALQALRGF
- a CDS encoding sigma-70 family RNA polymerase sigma factor gives rise to the protein MLIEKVKAGNDHAFRLLVEKHRDYLFRSIYSVLKDQKEAEDATQEVFIKIYTSLPNYENQGFKTWITRIAVNHAIDMRRKKQRRKEEMTEELESHIGGSLADDVEIEVLKRERQKLVQKRLEEVPANYRDVIYGFYIQEKSYQEMALEQNVQVKTIETKLYRARLWIKTHWKEEEFL
- a CDS encoding anti-sigma factor family protein translates to MTTHYSKDDWMKYVNDELNEKERAFLENHLYTCDQCLELYIDAVDMQEEILPSISDEAAFMNDIMQKISFENMEIEKIEERKRPFYQSSIFHYAIAASLTLILMSAGFFQSIIKHTETIQKAEVSLKEEPKSGGLVDKTFAWMDSFDSSKKEDFKK
- a CDS encoding LiaI-LiaF-like domain-containing protein → MRQWRVGTFSMGLSLLFLGVFLLLTQFFHWKIVSVLKVWWPVILVVLGIEILLYLFSSKQEKPYLSFDLFSIIVVGIIGTAGISMVFLQSSGIMDILEQGLKREEITRDLPEFNYAMKADIKRIVIESENQQSPITIEGTNDDVLSLFGTFRTVQSKDVVVSKPEDYLHVSQKGDTLFIRLKQLPYRMSEFYTDYSSIHTTILVPTSKKLDIIDLNNDVTLNPRDLKNNWTVNNVPAIDLILDETNNVKVSVNDTVINNSDRAEWEFSNTENTMEEGKTNAVLQKGKGGSAIHVFNSGTLELTNH
- a CDS encoding diacylglycerol kinase, with amino-acid sequence MKRARIIYNPTSGREAFKKHLPEVLKRLEEAGYETSCHATTGPEDATYAARVAVERRFDLVIAAGGDGTINEVVNGMAEQEYRPKLGIIPVGTTNDFARALHIPRDVIGAVDVIAKGDTIPIDIGRMNDKYFINISGGGHLTEISYEVPSKLKTMLGQLAYYLKGVEMLPFIKASHVKIEYDGKLFEGEAMLFLVGLTNSVGGFEKLAPGASINDGLFSLLILKKANLADFIRIASLALRGEHINDPNVIYTNANHIKVSSDEKVQLNLDGEFGGLLPAEFINLYRHFELYVPIEEIRDEDRPDIKDYKGMLQTDNNEE
- the rlmD gene encoding 23S rRNA (uracil(1939)-C(5))-methyltransferase RlmD; protein product: MSKTLPVQKNDIIDIIFEDLTHEGSGVAKVDGYPLFIPNGLPGEKATVKVIKTNKNYGFGRLVEIKERSPYRVEAPCLIYKECGGCQLQHLSYEGQLKMKHKHVMDVLERIGKINTTVHPTLGMEDPWRYRNKSQVPIGEQEGGLIGGFYQQRSHQIINMEQCLIQQEENDYVVNTVKDICSKYGVRAYDEARHKGDLRHIMVRRGAITKEVMIVLITRTQDIPNRKAIVDEIVEKVPNIKSIIHNVNNKKTNVIMGEITRVLWGEETITDYIGDVKFAISARSFYQVNPEQTKVLYEKALEYADLNGEEKVIDAYCGIGTISLFLAKKARQVFGVEIVPQAIEDARKNALINDIHNVEFAVGEAEVVIPNWYKAGNEADVLVVDPPRKGCDEALLQTILDMKPRKVVYVSCNPATLARDLRVLEDGGYKTEEVQPVDMFPQTTHVEAVARLSLV